The following are from one region of the Streptomyces fradiae genome:
- the trmD gene encoding tRNA (guanosine(37)-N1)-methyltransferase TrmD, with amino-acid sequence MRLDVVTIFPEYLEPLNVSLVGKARARGQLDVHVHDLRDWTYDRHNTVDDTPYGGGPGMVMKTGPWGDCLDQTLADGFEAGAHGPVLVVPTPSGRPFTQELAVELSERPWLIFTPARYEGIDRRVMDEYATRMPVYEVSIGDYVLAGGEAAVLVITEAVARLLPGVLGNAESHQDDSFAPGAMANLLEGPVYTKPPEWRGRGIPDVLLSGHHGKIARWRRDEALRRTVAHRPDLVERTDPAAFDKKDREILSMLGWAPEPGGRFWRGPEAVEE; translated from the coding sequence ATGCGCCTCGACGTCGTCACGATCTTCCCCGAATACCTCGAACCGCTGAACGTCTCGCTGGTCGGCAAGGCCCGCGCCCGCGGCCAGCTCGACGTGCACGTCCACGACCTGCGGGACTGGACGTACGACCGCCACAACACCGTCGACGACACCCCGTACGGCGGCGGCCCCGGCATGGTCATGAAGACCGGGCCCTGGGGCGACTGCCTCGACCAGACCCTCGCCGACGGCTTCGAGGCCGGCGCCCACGGCCCGGTCCTCGTCGTGCCCACCCCCAGCGGCCGCCCCTTCACCCAGGAACTCGCCGTCGAGCTCTCCGAGCGGCCCTGGCTGATCTTCACGCCCGCCCGCTACGAGGGCATCGACCGGCGCGTGATGGACGAGTACGCCACCCGGATGCCGGTCTACGAGGTGTCCATCGGCGACTACGTCCTGGCCGGCGGCGAGGCCGCGGTCCTGGTGATCACCGAGGCCGTCGCCCGCCTGCTGCCCGGCGTCCTCGGCAACGCCGAGTCGCACCAGGACGACTCCTTCGCCCCCGGCGCCATGGCCAACCTCCTCGAAGGCCCCGTCTACACCAAGCCCCCGGAGTGGCGCGGCCGCGGCATCCCGGACGTGCTGCTCAGCGGCCACCACGGCAAGATCGCCCGCTGGCGCCGGGACGAGGCGCTGCGCCGTACCGTCGCCCACCGCCCCGATCTCGTCGAGCGCACCGACCCGGCCGCCTTCGACAAGAAGGACCGGGAGATCCTCTCCATGCTTGGCTGGGCCCCCGAGCCCGGCGGCCGATTTTGGCGCGGGCCGGAGGCCGTGGAAGAATAG
- a CDS encoding P-II family nitrogen regulator produces MKLITAVVKPHRLDEIKEALQAFGVHGLTVTEASGYGRQRGHTEVYRGAEYTVDLVPKIRIEVLVEDDDAEQLIEVVVKAARTGKIGDGKVWSVPVETAVRVRTGERGPDAL; encoded by the coding sequence ATGAAGCTCATCACCGCGGTCGTGAAGCCGCACCGGCTCGACGAGATCAAGGAGGCCCTGCAGGCCTTCGGCGTCCACGGCCTCACCGTCACCGAGGCCAGCGGATACGGCCGCCAGCGCGGCCACACCGAGGTCTACCGCGGCGCCGAGTACACCGTCGACCTCGTCCCCAAGATCCGCATCGAGGTCCTGGTGGAGGACGACGACGCCGAACAGCTCATCGAGGTCGTCGTCAAGGCCGCCCGCACCGGCAAGATCGGTGACGGAAAGGTGTGGAGCGTCCCGGTCGAGACCGCCGTACGGGTCCGCACCGGCGAACGCGGACCGGACGCCCTGTAG
- a CDS encoding [protein-PII] uridylyltransferase, whose translation MDVRDDGPENTDEPDHTDETGPGGYAAARLRLLTEKTRSGPPRRAALARLTDEWLAGLWQAADPPPGTALVAVGGYGRGELSPRSDLDLLLLHDGGADARTIAALADRLWYPVWDLGLALDHSVRTTAEARRTAGEDLKVQLGLLDARPVAGDTALAAALRTAVLADWRNQATRRLPELHALCRERHERSGELPYLLEPDLKEAHGGLRDAQALRAVAASWLADAPREGLDDARRRLLDARDALHLATGRATDRLALQEQAAVAAELGLLDADTLLREVYEAGRTIAYASDVTWREVGRVVRARTARPRFRGLLGGRAGGRTGGTKPAQERTPLAEGVVEMDGEAVLALSARPERDPVLPLRAAAAAAQAGLPLSPHAVRRLAAAGPVLPTPWPAEAREALVTLLGAGEPTVPVWEALEAEGLITRLLPDWERVRCRPQRNPVHTWTVDRHLVETAVRAASLTRRVHRPDLLLVAALLHDIGKGWPGDHSVAGETIARDVATRIGFDRADTAVLATVVRHHLLLVETATRRDLDDPATVRTVADAVGTHGALELLHALTEADALATGPAAWSTWRARLVDELVGRVAGVLAGEEPPDPEAAAPSAEQERLAIEALRTGEPVLTLRTEAEPADGDGDGDGDGAGEPEPVGVELLVALPERPGVLPAVAGVLALHRLTVRAADLRAVALPGELGDGPVLLLDWRVAAEYGSLPEAHRLRADLVRALDGSLDVSARLTERDAAQPRRRGVTAPPPRVTVAPAASRHACVLEVRAQDAPGLLHRIGRALEGAEVRVRSAHVSTLGANAVDTLYVTRPDGSPPDPEEAAALAKTLEEALR comes from the coding sequence ATCGACGTGCGGGACGACGGTCCCGAGAACACCGACGAGCCCGACCACACCGACGAGACCGGACCCGGCGGCTACGCGGCGGCCCGACTGCGCCTTCTCACCGAGAAGACGCGGTCCGGGCCGCCGCGCCGTGCCGCGCTCGCCCGGCTCACCGACGAGTGGCTGGCCGGACTGTGGCAGGCCGCCGACCCACCGCCCGGCACGGCGCTCGTCGCCGTCGGCGGCTACGGCCGCGGCGAACTCTCCCCGCGCAGCGACCTCGACCTGCTCCTCCTCCACGACGGCGGCGCCGACGCCCGGACGATCGCCGCCCTCGCCGACCGCCTCTGGTACCCCGTCTGGGACCTCGGCCTGGCCCTCGACCACTCCGTACGCACCACCGCCGAGGCCCGTCGCACCGCCGGCGAGGACCTCAAGGTCCAGCTCGGCCTCCTCGACGCCCGGCCCGTCGCCGGCGACACCGCCCTCGCCGCCGCCCTGCGCACCGCCGTCCTCGCCGACTGGCGCAACCAGGCCACCCGCCGGCTGCCCGAGCTGCACGCCCTGTGCCGGGAACGCCACGAACGCTCCGGCGAGCTCCCGTACCTCCTCGAACCCGACCTCAAGGAGGCCCACGGCGGCCTCCGCGACGCCCAGGCACTGCGCGCCGTCGCCGCCTCCTGGCTCGCCGACGCGCCCCGCGAGGGCCTCGACGACGCCCGCCGCCGCCTCCTCGACGCCCGCGACGCCCTCCACCTCGCCACCGGCCGCGCCACCGACCGGCTCGCCCTCCAGGAGCAGGCCGCCGTCGCCGCCGAACTCGGCCTCCTCGACGCCGACACCCTGCTCCGCGAGGTGTACGAGGCCGGGCGCACCATCGCGTACGCCTCCGACGTCACCTGGCGCGAGGTCGGCCGCGTCGTCCGGGCCCGCACCGCCCGCCCCCGGTTCCGCGGCCTGCTCGGCGGACGCGCCGGCGGCCGTACGGGCGGGACCAAACCGGCCCAGGAACGCACCCCGCTCGCCGAGGGCGTCGTCGAGATGGACGGCGAGGCCGTCCTCGCCCTCAGCGCCCGCCCCGAACGCGACCCCGTCCTGCCGCTGCGCGCCGCCGCGGCCGCGGCCCAGGCCGGACTGCCGCTCTCCCCGCACGCCGTACGCCGCCTCGCCGCCGCAGGACCGGTGCTGCCCACGCCCTGGCCCGCCGAGGCCCGCGAGGCCCTCGTCACCCTCCTCGGCGCCGGCGAACCCACCGTCCCCGTCTGGGAGGCCCTGGAGGCCGAAGGCCTGATCACCCGGCTGCTTCCCGACTGGGAGCGGGTCCGCTGCCGCCCCCAGCGCAACCCCGTCCACACCTGGACCGTCGACCGCCACCTCGTCGAGACCGCGGTCCGCGCCGCCTCCCTCACCCGCCGCGTCCACCGCCCCGACCTGCTCCTCGTCGCCGCCCTCCTGCACGACATCGGCAAGGGCTGGCCCGGCGACCACTCCGTCGCCGGCGAGACCATCGCCCGCGACGTCGCGACCCGCATCGGCTTCGACCGCGCCGACACCGCAGTCCTCGCCACCGTCGTCCGCCACCACCTGCTGCTCGTCGAGACCGCCACCCGCCGCGACCTCGACGACCCCGCCACCGTCCGCACCGTCGCCGACGCCGTCGGCACCCACGGCGCCCTGGAGCTCCTGCACGCCCTCACCGAGGCCGACGCCCTCGCCACCGGGCCCGCCGCCTGGTCCACCTGGCGCGCCCGGCTCGTCGACGAGCTCGTCGGCCGGGTCGCCGGGGTCCTCGCCGGCGAGGAACCGCCCGACCCCGAGGCCGCCGCCCCCAGCGCCGAGCAGGAACGCCTCGCGATCGAGGCCCTGCGCACCGGCGAACCCGTCCTCACCCTCCGTACGGAAGCCGAGCCGGCCGACGGCGACGGTGACGGCGACGGTGACGGCGCCGGCGAACCCGAGCCCGTCGGCGTCGAACTCCTCGTCGCCCTCCCGGAGCGCCCCGGCGTGCTGCCCGCCGTCGCCGGCGTCCTCGCCCTGCACCGCCTCACCGTCCGTGCCGCCGACCTGCGCGCCGTCGCCCTGCCCGGCGAGCTCGGCGACGGCCCCGTACTCCTCCTGGACTGGCGGGTCGCCGCCGAGTACGGCTCGCTGCCCGAGGCCCACCGGCTGCGCGCCGACCTGGTGCGCGCCCTCGACGGCTCCCTCGACGTGTCCGCGCGCCTCACAGAGCGCGACGCCGCCCAGCCGCGCCGCCGGGGTGTCACCGCGCCCCCGCCCCGGGTCACCGTCGCCCCCGCCGCCTCCCGCCACGCCTGCGTCCTGGAGGTCCGCGCCCAGGACGCCCCCGGCCTGCTCCACCGCATCGGCCGCGCCCTGGAGGGCGCCGAGGTCCGGGTCCGCAGCGCCCATGTCTCCACGCTCGGCGCGAACGCCGTCGACACCCTGTACGTGACCCGCCCGGACGGCTCCCCGCCCGACCCGGAGGAGGCCGCGGCCCTGGCGAAGACCCTGGAGGAGGCCCTGCGGTGA
- a CDS encoding class I SAM-dependent methyltransferase — protein MTPTLVPHHPARDWAEIQERMLVPLYEAVYDRIGVGPGSRVLGLGCGSGLALLMAAGRGARVAGADPDPARLALARERLPEVPLALSGLPEGGPYDVITALHGAAALGSNPAAVTRLAERGGAIVLACWGPAERCATASVLRVAARLAGWGPAERKGLEAAVAAAGLSVAGSGRVACPFGYADRDSAVRGLLSTGEFDAALAATDPDQVEKELLEALEPYVRGDGTVWMPNVFRYVVARTP, from the coding sequence ATGACACCTACGCTCGTCCCGCACCATCCCGCGCGCGACTGGGCCGAGATCCAGGAACGGATGCTGGTCCCGCTCTACGAGGCGGTGTACGACCGGATCGGCGTGGGGCCCGGGTCGCGTGTCCTCGGCCTCGGCTGCGGCTCCGGACTGGCGCTGCTCATGGCGGCGGGCCGGGGGGCGCGGGTGGCCGGCGCGGACCCGGACCCGGCGCGCCTGGCGCTGGCCCGGGAGCGGCTGCCCGAGGTGCCGCTGGCGCTGTCGGGGCTGCCGGAGGGCGGTCCGTACGACGTGATCACGGCGCTCCACGGGGCGGCGGCGCTCGGCTCGAATCCGGCGGCCGTCACCCGGCTGGCGGAACGGGGCGGGGCGATCGTGCTGGCGTGCTGGGGTCCGGCGGAGCGGTGTGCGACGGCGTCGGTGCTGCGGGTCGCGGCGCGGCTCGCGGGCTGGGGTCCGGCGGAGCGGAAGGGCCTGGAGGCGGCGGTGGCCGCGGCGGGGCTGTCGGTGGCGGGTTCGGGCCGGGTGGCGTGCCCGTTCGGCTACGCGGACCGGGACAGCGCGGTGCGGGGGCTGCTGTCGACGGGCGAGTTCGACGCGGCGCTGGCGGCGACGGATCCGGACCAGGTGGAGAAGGAGCTCCTGGAGGCTCTTGAGCCGTATGTGCGCGGGGACGGGACGGTGTGGATGCCGAACGTCTTCCGGTACGTGGTGGCGCGCACGCCCTGA
- the rimM gene encoding ribosome maturation factor RimM (Essential for efficient processing of 16S rRNA), with product MQLVVARIGRAHGIKGEVTVEVRTDEPELRLGPGAVLHTDPASAGPLTIETGRVHSGRLLLRFEGVRDRNGAEALRNTLLIADVDPDELPEEEDEYYDHQLVDLDVVLADGTEIGVISEISHLPSQDLFIVERPDGSEVMIPFVSEIVTEIDLENQRAVITPPPGLIDDSQAVIDSSRDEDQGDEGADSDGSDDSGKDAV from the coding sequence GTGCAGTTGGTAGTCGCGCGGATCGGCCGCGCCCACGGGATCAAGGGCGAGGTCACCGTCGAGGTGCGGACCGACGAGCCCGAGCTGCGGCTCGGACCCGGCGCCGTCCTGCACACGGACCCGGCCTCCGCCGGGCCGCTCACCATCGAGACCGGCCGGGTGCACAGCGGCCGGCTGCTGCTGCGCTTCGAGGGCGTCCGTGACCGCAACGGCGCCGAGGCCCTGCGCAACACCCTCCTCATCGCCGACGTCGACCCCGACGAGCTGCCCGAGGAGGAGGACGAGTACTACGACCACCAGCTGGTCGACCTCGACGTCGTCCTCGCCGACGGCACCGAGATCGGCGTGATCAGCGAGATCTCCCACCTGCCGTCCCAGGACCTGTTCATCGTCGAGCGGCCCGACGGCAGCGAGGTCATGATCCCCTTCGTCTCGGAGATCGTCACCGAGATCGACCTGGAGAACCAGCGTGCCGTCATCACCCCGCCGCCCGGACTGATCGACGACAGCCAGGCCGTCATCGACTCGTCGCGCGACGAGGACCAGGGTGACGAGGGCGCCGATTCCGACGGCTCCGACGACTCCGGCAAGGACGCGGTCTGA
- the ffh gene encoding signal recognition particle protein: protein MFDTLSDRLSATFKSLRGKGRLSEQDIDSAAREIRIALLEADVALPVVRAFISSVKERALGAEVSKALNPSQQVIKIVNEELIGILGGETRRLRFAKTPPTVIMLAGLQGAGKTTLAGKLGLWLKGQGHTPLLVACDLQRPNAVTQLSVVADRAGVGFYGPQPGNGVGDPVQVAKDSIEYARSKMHDVVIVDTAGRLGIDQELMQQAADIRDATSPDEVLFVVDAMIGQDAVNTAEAFRDGVGFDGVVLSKLDGDARGGAALSIAHVTGKQIMFASNGEKLDDFDAFHPDRMASRILGMGDIMSLIEKAEQTFSQEEAAKMASKLASKKGQEFTLDDFMAQMEQVRKMGSISKLLGMLPGMGQMKEQIANIDEKEVDRVGAIIKSMTPAERQDPTIINGSRRARIAKGSGVEVSAVKGLVERFFEARKMMSRMAQGGGMPGMPGMPGMGGGPGRQKKQIKQAKGKRKSGNPMKRKAEEQAAQAKREQAQAGGAFGLPAPGQGPGDFELPDEFKKFMG from the coding sequence GTGTTCGATACGCTTTCCGACCGCCTCAGCGCGACTTTCAAGTCCCTCCGGGGTAAAGGCCGCCTCTCCGAGCAGGACATCGACAGCGCGGCCCGGGAAATCCGTATCGCCCTCCTCGAGGCCGATGTCGCGCTCCCGGTCGTCCGCGCGTTCATCTCCAGCGTCAAGGAGCGGGCGCTCGGTGCCGAGGTCTCCAAGGCCCTGAACCCGAGCCAGCAGGTCATCAAGATCGTCAACGAGGAGCTCATCGGCATCCTCGGCGGCGAGACCCGCCGGCTGCGGTTCGCCAAGACCCCGCCGACCGTGATCATGCTCGCCGGTCTCCAGGGTGCCGGTAAGACCACCCTCGCCGGAAAGCTCGGTCTCTGGCTCAAGGGCCAGGGCCACACCCCGCTGCTCGTCGCCTGTGACCTCCAGCGCCCCAACGCCGTCACGCAGCTGTCCGTCGTCGCGGACCGCGCGGGCGTCGGCTTCTACGGCCCGCAGCCGGGCAACGGCGTCGGCGACCCGGTCCAGGTCGCCAAGGACTCGATCGAGTACGCGCGCTCGAAGATGCACGACGTCGTCATCGTCGACACCGCCGGCCGCCTCGGCATCGACCAGGAGCTGATGCAGCAGGCCGCGGACATCCGCGACGCCACCTCGCCCGACGAGGTCCTCTTCGTCGTCGACGCCATGATCGGTCAGGACGCGGTCAACACCGCCGAGGCCTTCCGCGACGGCGTCGGCTTCGACGGCGTGGTGCTCTCCAAGCTCGACGGCGACGCCCGCGGTGGTGCCGCGCTCTCCATCGCGCACGTCACCGGCAAGCAGATCATGTTCGCCTCCAACGGCGAGAAGCTGGACGACTTCGACGCGTTCCACCCGGACCGCATGGCGTCCCGCATCCTCGGCATGGGCGACATCATGTCGCTCATCGAGAAGGCCGAGCAGACCTTCAGCCAGGAAGAGGCCGCCAAGATGGCCTCCAAGCTGGCGTCCAAGAAGGGCCAGGAGTTCACGCTCGACGACTTCATGGCCCAGATGGAGCAGGTCCGCAAGATGGGCTCCATCAGTAAGCTGCTCGGGATGCTGCCCGGCATGGGCCAGATGAAGGAGCAGATTGCCAACATCGACGAGAAGGAAGTCGACCGCGTCGGCGCCATCATCAAGTCGATGACCCCGGCCGAGCGCCAGGACCCGACGATCATCAACGGCTCCCGCCGCGCCCGTATCGCCAAGGGTTCCGGAGTCGAGGTCAGCGCGGTCAAGGGCCTGGTGGAGCGCTTCTTCGAGGCCCGCAAGATGATGTCCCGCATGGCCCAGGGCGGCGGCATGCCCGGCATGCCGGGGATGCCTGGCATGGGCGGCGGCCCCGGCCGGCAGAAGAAGCAGATCAAGCAGGCCAAGGGCAAGCGCAAGAGCGGCAACCCGATGAAGCGGAAGGCCGAGGAGCAGGCCGCCCAGGCCAAGCGCGAGCAGGCACAGGCCGGCGGCGCCTTCGGGCTGCCGGCGCCGGGTCAGGGCCCGGGCGACTTCGAGCTCCCGGACGAGTTCAAGAAGTTCATGGGCTGA
- the ftsH gene encoding ATP-dependent zinc metalloprotease FtsH → MANPVPPRDRTDQPWRSEGAPPPAPSRKKMPGGWGGLILMALVVYLIANLVLSFFNEKDGPTISYTEFDKQVAAGNVSKIYSKGDAIQGQLKNKQPVPGGDGDYTKFTTQRPAFADDELWAQLSKNNVTVTAEPVVQERSFLANLLISLAPMLLLVLLWVFIARRMSGGMGGAGGMLGRKAPPKPVELEGGKRTTFEDVAGIDEVEGELNDVVDFLKNPGAYREMGAKMPRGVLLAGPPGTGKTLLARAVAGEAGVPFFSASASEFIEMIVGVGASRVRELFAEARKVAPAIIFIDEIDTIGRARAAGSGMGGHDEREQTLNQILTEMDGFTGSEGVIVLAATNRADVLDPALTRPGRFDRIVHVNPPDRGGREAILRIHTREIPLAHDVDLQHVAKTTPGMTGAELANLANEAALLAVKRRQKTVTRSDLSDALEKVQLGAERPLVMPLEERRRTAYHESGHALLGMLQPGADPVRKVTIVPRGRALGVTLSTPESDKYAYTEDYLRGRIIGALGGMAAEQVVFGVITTGAESDLEQVTNIARGMAGRWGMSERVGRLTAIPADAQQAYGLSAAPTTLDTVDEEMRRIVDECYASAVRQLGEHRAKLDALAAALLENETLEEDQAYRAAGIPRLAKGEGEEG, encoded by the coding sequence GTGGCCAACCCCGTACCGCCGCGCGACCGGACCGATCAGCCCTGGCGCTCGGAAGGGGCACCGCCGCCCGCGCCGTCCCGGAAGAAGATGCCCGGAGGCTGGGGCGGCCTCATCCTCATGGCGCTCGTCGTCTACCTCATCGCCAACCTCGTGCTGTCCTTCTTCAACGAGAAGGACGGGCCGACGATCTCCTACACCGAGTTCGACAAACAGGTCGCCGCCGGCAACGTCTCCAAGATCTACTCCAAGGGCGACGCCATCCAGGGCCAGCTCAAGAACAAACAGCCCGTCCCCGGCGGCGACGGCGACTACACCAAGTTCACCACCCAGCGGCCCGCCTTCGCCGACGACGAGCTGTGGGCCCAGCTCAGCAAGAACAACGTCACCGTCACCGCCGAGCCCGTCGTCCAGGAACGCAGCTTCCTGGCCAATCTCCTCATCTCCCTCGCCCCGATGCTCCTCCTCGTCCTGCTGTGGGTGTTCATCGCCCGCCGGATGAGCGGCGGCATGGGCGGCGCCGGCGGCATGCTCGGCCGCAAGGCCCCGCCCAAGCCCGTCGAGCTGGAAGGCGGCAAACGCACCACCTTCGAGGACGTCGCCGGCATCGACGAGGTCGAGGGTGAACTCAACGACGTCGTCGACTTCCTCAAGAACCCCGGCGCCTACCGCGAGATGGGCGCCAAGATGCCCCGCGGTGTCCTCCTCGCCGGCCCGCCCGGAACCGGCAAGACCCTCCTCGCCCGCGCCGTCGCCGGCGAGGCCGGCGTGCCCTTCTTCTCCGCCTCCGCCTCCGAGTTCATCGAGATGATCGTCGGCGTCGGCGCCTCCCGCGTCCGCGAACTCTTCGCCGAGGCCCGCAAGGTCGCCCCCGCGATCATCTTCATCGACGAGATCGACACCATCGGCCGGGCCCGCGCCGCCGGCTCCGGCATGGGCGGCCACGACGAACGCGAACAGACCCTCAACCAGATCCTCACCGAGATGGACGGCTTCACCGGCTCCGAAGGCGTCATCGTGCTCGCCGCCACCAACCGCGCCGACGTCCTCGACCCCGCCCTCACCCGCCCCGGGCGCTTCGACCGCATCGTCCACGTCAACCCGCCCGACCGCGGCGGCCGCGAGGCCATCCTCAGGATCCACACCCGCGAGATCCCGCTCGCCCACGACGTCGACCTCCAGCACGTCGCCAAGACCACCCCCGGCATGACCGGCGCCGAACTCGCCAACCTCGCCAACGAGGCCGCCCTCCTCGCCGTCAAACGCCGGCAGAAGACCGTCACCCGCTCCGACCTCTCCGACGCCCTCGAAAAGGTCCAGCTCGGCGCCGAACGCCCCCTCGTCATGCCCCTCGAAGAACGCCGCCGCACCGCCTACCACGAGAGCGGCCACGCCCTCCTCGGCATGCTCCAGCCCGGCGCCGATCCCGTCCGCAAGGTCACCATCGTGCCGCGCGGCCGCGCCCTCGGTGTCACGTTGTCCACACCCGAGTCCGATAAATACGCTTATACGGAGGACTATCTGCGGGGCCGGATCATCGGCGCCCTCGGCGGCATGGCCGCCGAACAGGTCGTCTTCGGCGTCATCACCACCGGCGCCGAGAGCGACCTCGAACAGGTCACCAACATCGCCCGCGGCATGGCGGGTCGCTGGGGCATGAGCGAACGCGTCGGCCGCCTCACCGCCATCCCCGCCGACGCCCAGCAGGCCTACGGACTCTCCGCCGCCCCCACCACCCTCGACACCGTCGACGAGGAGATGCGCCGCATCGTCGACGAGTGCTACGCGAGCGCCGTACGCCAGCTGGGCGAGCACCGCGCCAAGCTCGACGCCCTCGCCGCGGCCCTCCTGGAGAACGAGACCCTGGAGGAGGACCAGGCCTACCGGGCGGCGGGCATCCCGCGCCTGGCCAAGGGCGAGGGGGAGGAAGGGTGA
- a CDS encoding RNA-binding protein, giving the protein MLEEALEHLVKGIVENPDDVQVASRNLRRGRVLEVRVHPDDLGKVIGRNGRTARALRTVVGAIGGRGIRVDLVDVDQVR; this is encoded by the coding sequence ATGCTCGAGGAGGCTCTCGAGCACCTCGTGAAGGGCATCGTCGAAAACCCCGACGACGTGCAGGTCGCCTCGCGCAACCTGCGCCGGGGTCGCGTTCTCGAGGTCCGGGTCCACCCGGACGACCTCGGCAAGGTGATCGGCCGCAACGGCCGCACCGCGCGCGCCCTGCGCACCGTCGTGGGTGCCATCGGCGGCCGCGGCATCCGCGTCGACCTCGTCGACGTGGACCAGGTCCGCTGA
- the rpsP gene encoding 30S ribosomal protein S16 codes for MAVKIKLKRLGKIRQPHYRIVVADSRTRRDGRAIEEIGLYHPTYNPSRIEVDSERAQYWLSVGAQPTEPVLAILKLTGDWQKHKGLPAPEKPLLAPATKEAKRASFDEFAKALEGDDTKGEAITQKAKKADKKADEAAAESTESTEA; via the coding sequence GTGGCAGTCAAGATCAAGCTCAAGCGCCTCGGCAAGATCCGCCAGCCGCACTACCGCATCGTCGTCGCCGACTCCCGCACCCGCCGGGACGGTCGTGCGATCGAGGAGATCGGCCTCTACCACCCGACGTACAACCCGTCGCGCATCGAGGTCGACTCCGAGCGTGCGCAGTACTGGCTGTCCGTCGGCGCCCAGCCGACCGAGCCGGTTCTCGCCATCCTGAAGCTCACCGGCGACTGGCAGAAGCACAAGGGCCTCCCGGCCCCGGAGAAGCCGCTGCTGGCCCCGGCGACCAAGGAAGCCAAGCGCGCCTCCTTCGACGAGTTCGCCAAGGCTCTCGAGGGTGACGACACCAAGGGTGAGGCCATCACCCAGAAGGCCAAGAAGGCCGACAAGAAGGCGGACGAGGCCGCGGCCGAGTCCACCGAGTCGACCGAGGCCTGA
- a CDS encoding ammonium transporter → MAAAITTLAADTPTLSAANTGFMLICSALVMLMTPGLAFFYGGMVRVKSTLNMLMMSFISLGIVTILWVLFGFSIAFGTDSASLFGWSSDYVGLSGIGLTELWDGYTIPVYVFAVFQLMFAVITPALISGALADRVKFSAWALFITLWVTVVYFPVAHWVWGAGGWLFELGVIDFAGGTAVHINAGAAALGVILVIGKRVGFKKDPMRPHSLPLVMLGAGLLWFGWFGFNAGSWLGNDDGVGAVMFVNTQVATAAAMLAWLAYEKLRHGSFTTLGAASGAVAGLVAITPSGGSCSPLGAIAIGAIAGLLCAMAVGLKYKLGYDDSLDVVGVHLVGGVVGSLLVGLFATGGVQSDAKGLFYGGGLEQLGKQAIGVFAVLAYSLIASAILALIIDKTMGMRVTEDDEVSGIDQVEHAETAYDFSGAGGGIAPRTAAAPAAAPAQNTKVDA, encoded by the coding sequence ATGGCAGCAGCCATCACGACCCTGGCCGCGGACACGCCCACGCTGTCCGCCGCCAACACCGGGTTCATGCTCATCTGCTCCGCCCTGGTCATGCTGATGACCCCCGGCCTCGCCTTCTTCTACGGAGGCATGGTCCGCGTGAAGTCCACCCTCAACATGCTGATGATGAGCTTCATCAGCCTCGGGATCGTCACGATCCTGTGGGTGCTCTTCGGCTTCAGCATCGCCTTCGGCACCGACTCGGCCTCCCTCTTCGGCTGGTCCTCCGACTACGTCGGCCTCAGCGGCATCGGCCTCACCGAACTCTGGGACGGCTACACCATCCCGGTGTACGTCTTCGCCGTCTTCCAGCTGATGTTCGCCGTCATCACCCCGGCCCTCATCAGCGGCGCCCTCGCCGACCGCGTGAAGTTCAGCGCCTGGGCCCTCTTCATCACCCTGTGGGTCACGGTCGTCTACTTCCCCGTCGCCCACTGGGTCTGGGGCGCCGGCGGCTGGCTCTTCGAGCTGGGCGTCATCGACTTCGCCGGCGGCACCGCCGTCCACATCAACGCCGGCGCCGCCGCCCTCGGCGTGATCCTCGTCATCGGCAAGCGCGTCGGCTTCAAGAAGGACCCGATGCGCCCGCACAGCCTCCCGCTCGTCATGCTCGGCGCGGGCCTGCTGTGGTTCGGCTGGTTCGGCTTCAACGCCGGCTCGTGGCTCGGCAACGACGACGGCGTCGGCGCCGTCATGTTCGTCAACACCCAGGTCGCCACCGCCGCCGCCATGCTCGCCTGGCTCGCGTACGAGAAGCTCCGCCACGGCTCCTTCACCACCCTCGGCGCCGCCTCCGGCGCGGTCGCCGGCCTCGTCGCCATCACCCCCTCCGGCGGCTCCTGCTCCCCGCTCGGCGCCATCGCCATCGGCGCGATCGCCGGTCTGCTGTGCGCCATGGCCGTCGGCCTGAAGTACAAGCTCGGTTACGACGACTCCCTCGACGTGGTCGGCGTCCACCTCGTCGGCGGCGTCGTCGGCTCCCTCCTCGTCGGCCTCTTCGCCACCGGCGGCGTCCAGTCCGACGCCAAGGGCCTCTTCTACGGCGGCGGCCTGGAGCAGCTCGGCAAGCAGGCGATCGGCGTCTTCGCGGTCCTCGCCTACTCCCTGATCGCCTCCGCGATCCTCGCCCTGATCATCGACAAGACCATGGGCATGCGGGTCACCGAGGACGACGAGGTCTCCGGCATCGACCAGGTCGAGCACGCCGAGACCGCGTACGACTTCAGCGGCGCCGGCGGCGGCATCGCCCCGCGCACCGCCGCCGCACCCGCCGCCGCCCCGGCGCAGAACACGAAGGTGGACGCATGA